Proteins encoded within one genomic window of Granulicella pectinivorans:
- a CDS encoding glycosyltransferase family 39 protein — translation MTTPPSTIRSRLLTRTALFLEGRPWIPIAFLGAVYLLSALAASRSKPLWHDELFTFWIAQAPTLRDLLAELRIVDLNPPLVYLATRLSFKLLGISTLTTRLPEIIAFLVAMLAVYRIVQRRAGVLYGGLAAAFFLGGLASELAIEARPYAMLLAFLGISFAAWQSLWDPLPPRNRGWTLAVLALAGAGLLMSHIFGLLAWAALGAGEISHLLVRRRLRPSLLPALVWLIPLVSVAAYLPALRNHARSYFPAAFVPGGDDVFLFYISHVDRELVALWLTALAILLLLGRAALRPARPFVLNRAEWTATIGLMLIPALLMAWLMLSNAAFFPRYGIAASFAIAIFTAVFVAWWTDRDPRAALLGILVALLIQGQLPTAIDELLHPARLAHTEPVVAPCAACAVTAALDPSLPLVDASGLAFLEMNHRESPSTLDRIFYLTDPSASLQYAHANIFEGMGDEARVFPLRGHVQNYEVFRRQHAHFFVLGTFDYPEDWLLRKLQADGANLRVLQRVSDSYKDHELYEVTF, via the coding sequence GTGACGACTCCACCCAGCACGATACGCTCTCGCCTCCTCACTCGAACAGCACTTTTTCTCGAAGGCCGACCCTGGATTCCGATCGCCTTCCTCGGCGCGGTCTATCTTCTATCCGCGCTGGCCGCCTCCCGGTCGAAGCCGCTCTGGCATGACGAACTGTTCACCTTCTGGATCGCCCAGGCACCCACCTTGCGCGACCTGCTGGCCGAACTTCGCATCGTCGACCTGAACCCTCCACTCGTCTACCTGGCCACCAGGCTGTCCTTCAAGCTCCTTGGCATCAGTACCCTCACCACGCGCCTTCCCGAGATCATCGCGTTTCTCGTGGCAATGCTTGCGGTCTACCGGATCGTGCAGCGCAGGGCGGGTGTCCTCTACGGAGGCCTCGCCGCCGCCTTCTTTCTGGGCGGACTGGCTTCAGAACTGGCTATCGAGGCCCGGCCCTACGCCATGCTGCTGGCTTTCCTCGGCATCTCGTTTGCCGCGTGGCAGAGCCTCTGGGACCCACTTCCTCCGCGGAATCGTGGATGGACCCTCGCCGTGCTGGCTCTGGCTGGGGCCGGCCTGCTGATGAGTCACATCTTCGGGCTTCTCGCCTGGGCGGCCCTCGGCGCAGGCGAGATTTCGCATCTGCTCGTACGCCGAAGGCTTCGTCCGAGCCTGCTTCCGGCGCTCGTGTGGCTCATTCCTCTGGTCTCGGTCGCGGCTTATCTGCCGGCGCTCCGCAACCACGCACGCTCCTACTTCCCTGCGGCCTTTGTGCCGGGCGGCGACGATGTCTTCCTCTTCTATATCTCGCACGTCGACCGCGAGTTGGTCGCCCTATGGCTCACCGCACTCGCCATCCTGCTTCTGCTCGGCCGCGCCGCCCTGCGTCCCGCCCGTCCCTTCGTCCTCAACCGTGCGGAGTGGACCGCCACGATCGGCCTGATGCTCATCCCCGCCCTGCTGATGGCTTGGCTGATGCTGTCGAACGCCGCCTTCTTTCCTCGCTACGGAATCGCCGCCAGCTTCGCCATCGCGATCTTCACGGCAGTCTTTGTGGCGTGGTGGACCGACCGTGACCCGCGCGCCGCCCTGCTCGGTATCCTGGTCGCTCTCCTTATCCAGGGACAGCTTCCCACTGCCATCGACGAACTGCTCCACCCGGCACGGCTTGCCCACACGGAGCCCGTCGTCGCTCCGTGCGCGGCCTGCGCCGTCACGGCAGCGCTGGATCCTTCGCTCCCCCTCGTCGACGCCAGCGGCCTCGCCTTCCTGGAGATGAATCACCGCGAATCCCCCTCTACTCTGGATCGGATCTTCTACCTCACCGATCCTTCGGCGTCTCTGCAGTATGCGCATGCGAATATCTTCGAAGGGATGGGCGACGAGGCGCGGGTCTTTCCATTGCGTGGCCACGTCCAAAACTACGAAGTGTTTCGCCGTCAGCACGCTCACTTTTTCGTCCTCGGGACCTTCGATTACCCTGAGGACTGGCTGCTGAGAAAACTTCAGGCGGATGGCGCAAATCTCCGCGTCCTCCAGCGCGTTTCCGACTCCTATAAAGATCACGAACTGTACGAGGTAACCTTTTAG
- a CDS encoding pyridoxal phosphate-dependent aminotransferase: MKGFSRRTGWDTGESGFAAAVREARASGREVVDLTLSNPTVCGFAYDAEGILGALADRAALVYDADPMGMRSAREAVCGYYADHGASVDPAQVMLTTSTSEAYGYLFRLLCDAGDEVLVARPGYPLFDFLADVTDVTVRSYPLFWDFGWWIDFAELERMIGPRTKAILVVNPANPTGHWTRLAERERLEELCARHGLALIVDEVFLDYPVTGEGGESFAKGKHGCLTFVLSGLSKVAGLPQMKVGWCVTFGPGADEALRRLEVVADTFLSMGAPAQRALPHWLAGRWGIQAQIRERVRENLGLVRGRHLPVESGWCVVLLLDGGGTAEDLLAETGVLVHPGSFYGLAGPGRVVASLLGPVKGFRRAMALLG; encoded by the coding sequence ATGAAGGGTTTTTCACGGCGGACGGGTTGGGATACGGGGGAAAGCGGGTTTGCGGCGGCAGTGAGGGAGGCGCGTGCTTCAGGACGGGAGGTCGTCGACCTAACCCTCTCGAATCCCACGGTGTGTGGCTTTGCATACGATGCTGAGGGGATTCTGGGCGCGTTGGCCGACCGCGCGGCGCTGGTCTACGACGCCGATCCGATGGGGATGCGATCCGCCAGGGAGGCCGTCTGCGGGTATTACGCGGATCATGGAGCATCGGTTGACCCCGCGCAGGTGATGCTCACGACGAGCACGTCAGAGGCGTACGGGTATCTTTTCCGGCTGCTCTGCGATGCGGGGGATGAGGTGCTGGTGGCGCGGCCGGGGTATCCGCTGTTCGACTTTCTGGCGGATGTGACGGATGTGACGGTCAGGAGCTATCCGCTGTTCTGGGACTTCGGCTGGTGGATCGACTTTGCGGAGCTGGAACGCATGATTGGGCCGCGTACGAAGGCGATTCTGGTGGTGAATCCGGCGAATCCTACGGGGCACTGGACGCGGCTGGCTGAGCGGGAACGGCTGGAAGAGCTCTGCGCACGGCACGGGCTGGCGCTGATCGTCGATGAGGTTTTTCTGGATTATCCGGTGACGGGGGAGGGTGGAGAGAGCTTTGCGAAAGGTAAGCATGGTTGCTTGACTTTTGTTTTGAGTGGCTTGAGCAAGGTCGCGGGGCTTCCGCAGATGAAGGTGGGTTGGTGTGTCACGTTTGGGCCGGGGGCGGACGAGGCGCTGCGGCGGCTGGAGGTGGTGGCGGATACGTTTCTCTCGATGGGGGCTCCGGCGCAGAGGGCGTTGCCGCATTGGCTCGCGGGTCGCTGGGGGATTCAGGCGCAGATTCGTGAGCGGGTGCGGGAGAATCTGGGGCTGGTGCGTGGGAGACATCTGCCGGTTGAGTCCGGGTGGTGCGTGGTTTTGCTGCTCGACGGCGGGGGGACGGCGGAGGATTTGCTCGCGGAGACGGGCGTTTTGGTGCATCCAGGGAGCTTTTATGGGTTGGCAGGGCCGGGGAGGGTGGTCGCCAGTCTGCTTGGACCGGTGAAGGGTTTCAGGCGTGCCATGGCGTTGCTGGGGTGA
- a CDS encoding HAD family hydrolase: MTDIQAVLFDYGMVLSGPAHPPVWAHMQQLTGLSPDAFDAAYWAPRRDYDRGALTGRAYWQAVSPASDAATIDLLIQADTDLWTQPNPPMLEWARALQHAGIRTGILSNLGDAMTEGVLSRFDFAAFHHRTWSYTVGHAKPEPQIYAHAVAGLATPAAHILFLDDREENIQGAQQAGLQTLLYTTHQAFEAEMHVRGLDSLLHPSR; encoded by the coding sequence ATGACCGACATTCAGGCAGTCCTCTTCGACTACGGCATGGTCCTCTCCGGCCCTGCTCACCCGCCCGTCTGGGCCCATATGCAGCAACTCACCGGCCTCTCCCCGGACGCATTCGACGCAGCCTACTGGGCGCCCCGCCGCGACTACGACCGCGGAGCCCTCACAGGCCGGGCCTACTGGCAGGCCGTCTCCCCCGCGTCCGACGCCGCCACCATCGATCTCCTCATCCAGGCTGACACCGATCTCTGGACCCAGCCCAACCCGCCCATGCTCGAGTGGGCTCGCGCCCTCCAGCATGCCGGCATCCGCACCGGCATCCTCTCCAACCTCGGCGATGCCATGACCGAGGGCGTCCTTTCGCGCTTCGACTTCGCTGCCTTCCACCACCGCACCTGGTCCTACACCGTAGGCCACGCCAAGCCGGAGCCGCAGATCTACGCCCACGCCGTCGCCGGACTCGCCACCCCTGCCGCCCACATCCTCTTCCTCGATGATCGCGAAGAGAACATCCAGGGTGCCCAGCAAGCGGGGCTTCAGACCCTGCTCTACACCACCCACCAGGCCTTTGAGGCCGAGATGCATGTCCGTGGGCTGGATTCCCTTCTCCACCCGTCGCGGTAA
- a CDS encoding choice-of-anchor D domain-containing protein: MMTTIAPPSLNIAARLLFLFFVLLAIAQAQTVTGSQSLLFAGLRGTASQGQCNAVKTDASGNLYLLLDQKDGVRILKSDPTAATVLAQALLGARGDIGLSLALDPAGNVYVAGTTTSSSLTGTPGAAFPSRIGTSTNSFVAKFDANLNPVFVTFAGTGRIAATSIAATMDAIFLTGSVFGSGLPVTPNGILQSPAYGSQQNGFVERFSSDGSTLVYATYLSGAQGDTSPAAIVADASGDAYIAGSTSASGYPTVAALVPRIQPPPAGSSPASGFLTRLTPMGDAITASTFIPGTGITSMALDTPAQNLLLTGTVALGQFPITNVQFPLVASPYQVLLRLPLNLASVLSATVVAPGTQSFVTPSQDGGAWVDGTLSTPLLPLATLSETGTAFAARVTASNTIDQTARFGGLPATDPNYASAPVLLTAVAVDASGQPIVAGAFTPSSDASLLPTERYDLPLAQPSTAVLPSAVSDVPVSTCHGSLRPGSAAYVAKLGTAAGNAALVLSTGAAPDILLRNLGSVQAENLQIVATGFSLSSTCGGALAAGAQCAIALNGGGPGSLRVQASNAPTQTATLAATSAVPTSIVFSPRELDFGIQTGSSAPISRILTVSNVGQQTQTFGSVLDLLAKTASSPFSQAATDCPATSSATIYTLNPGASCHIHFVLARNSATPDGPVQAFWTVAATGTHDVLLTGYAQSASLGLSASEIDFGTQFVSGLRTTRSLFLSNNSDTAISHTPVTLTATSPFTVIDLCPLSLLPHSVCQLQLAYHSPASASNDATTLSLDQGLTALVTGQTLPPPGATGAAVNPNLSVTPATITFATPVAVTAHSITTQSAIIANTGTSSFSLNLNLTGDFTSTSNCPAILASNTSCSVTLTFAPTAPGTRDGVLAVTAGAGTSPVYVALTGTGTSILAGNNGTLPFGATPTGEPVVQWFKVTQSFPAFSATATGAWKVVLSEDIGYGHASPASSAFLTSQTGTCFNCYLGVQFLPTATGDQTGSLTLASASASTAYVLSLTGSGLPVAGLLVTPAAQDFGTVPVHSTSPSLPFTLTNLVPSVSPVTLSSVAVTGDFAVSSDSSGGPSCTGTLGIAANCYVRVAFSPTATGTRTGTLTVQSSSGTATAHLTGYGSPDPGVSLSPNALTFENVPGRTATQQTVTITNNGSTTLSVGTVSASTSSFTATSACTALAPAANCTATVTYQPSSAPASGALSIPITATIGGAPIPSTYTVPLTGAYTSQTAGLQILPNTTDYGPALVDTIGLTRTFTLNNLTAKPVAVVLSLPRQFALTTTAPCPSLAANGSCSFSVTYLPATSGSATGTIFVQATPSDGSAPLTGIAYLQGYGTPPPNATLGITGPLSPGTGLLDFGQIVSGQQATRTITLTSISTQITVRRITSEPPFLSTNTCGKPLNPGQNCTVTLTYTANNQTSPSSTPTPPIISTGLVTIEGDALTSPATINLTASASPITVASPDNPIIISSFTASQGSLTFPPTATGNASPSQIITLTNTGTSTLRIIGLTSTSDFTAINQCDQPVTSTCTISLSFTPQLQDQASAIRNATLEIASDSGTSLEYVSLFGVSSPAQIGVIPTSLDFGSVLVGQNASMTIQVTNTGVVPVQFNGVTVSGDYSSSSNCPSPGGSLAAATSCTIQVGFSPTATGPRPGKLSLSTSASTLPLTVTLAGVGTQGQLQIAPSTLNFGPIAIGASSNLSLILKNEGTAPVTNLSLSISGDYAVTVPCSTPSLAPGQSCNLTIMFTPSATGSRPSSLIVSSSDPGSPASISLSGIGTQSGSFLLTVNGGGAASVSVHQGAPATYTLAVTPTGGFAGNVVLNCTPISLAEFASCSILPSSITLATSTAQTTALTINTLTAVQRSSLSLANARTFLCFLAPFFLVAWRRRRLLPILALLTCVILPAGCGGGPDPNLRYTQPGTYQFQATANSTSGVQISRSVTLTLVVTK; this comes from the coding sequence ATGATGACCACGATAGCCCCGCCGTCTCTGAATATCGCCGCGCGTCTCCTGTTCCTCTTCTTCGTCCTGCTAGCCATTGCGCAAGCCCAAACCGTGACCGGTTCGCAGTCGCTCCTCTTCGCAGGACTCCGTGGCACAGCCAGTCAGGGACAGTGCAACGCGGTCAAAACAGATGCGTCCGGAAACCTCTATCTCTTGCTGGATCAGAAGGATGGCGTCCGCATCCTCAAGTCGGATCCCACGGCGGCCACCGTCCTCGCACAGGCTTTGCTGGGTGCCAGGGGTGACATTGGCCTTTCGCTCGCACTCGACCCCGCCGGAAATGTCTACGTTGCTGGAACCACCACCTCATCCAGCCTGACGGGAACCCCGGGCGCTGCCTTCCCGTCCCGAATCGGCACCAGCACGAACTCGTTTGTCGCCAAATTCGATGCGAACCTCAACCCGGTCTTCGTCACCTTTGCCGGAACCGGCCGCATCGCCGCAACCTCCATCGCCGCCACGATGGACGCCATCTTCCTCACCGGGAGCGTCTTCGGGTCCGGCCTGCCAGTCACCCCGAACGGCATCCTCCAATCCCCCGCCTATGGAAGTCAGCAGAACGGTTTCGTGGAACGCTTCTCCTCCGATGGCAGCACGCTCGTCTATGCCACCTATCTCAGCGGGGCCCAAGGCGATACCAGCCCAGCCGCCATCGTGGCCGACGCCTCCGGCGACGCCTATATCGCCGGGTCCACCTCCGCCTCGGGCTACCCCACCGTGGCCGCCCTCGTCCCGCGCATCCAGCCGCCTCCCGCCGGAAGCAGCCCGGCATCGGGTTTCCTGACGAGGCTCACGCCCATGGGCGATGCCATCACCGCCTCGACCTTCATTCCCGGCACGGGAATCACCTCCATGGCGCTGGACACCCCCGCTCAGAATCTACTCCTCACCGGAACGGTCGCGCTCGGGCAGTTCCCCATCACGAACGTTCAGTTTCCTCTTGTTGCAAGCCCCTACCAGGTACTCCTGCGACTCCCGCTCAATCTGGCAAGCGTGCTCTCGGCAACGGTCGTCGCACCCGGAACCCAGTCCTTCGTCACGCCATCCCAGGACGGCGGTGCATGGGTGGACGGCACCCTCAGCACGCCTCTTCTCCCGCTGGCGACGCTCTCCGAGACCGGAACCGCCTTCGCCGCTCGCGTCACCGCGTCCAACACGATCGACCAGACCGCCCGCTTCGGAGGTCTGCCTGCCACCGATCCGAACTACGCCTCCGCTCCGGTCCTCCTCACGGCAGTTGCGGTCGACGCCAGCGGTCAACCCATCGTGGCAGGGGCCTTCACCCCCTCTTCGGACGCAAGCCTTCTCCCCACCGAACGATATGATCTACCGCTCGCGCAGCCGTCCACGGCGGTTCTTCCGTCCGCCGTCTCCGACGTCCCGGTCAGCACATGCCACGGAAGCCTCCGCCCGGGCTCCGCCGCCTACGTCGCCAAACTCGGAACCGCAGCCGGCAATGCCGCCCTGGTCCTTTCGACAGGAGCCGCCCCGGATATCCTGCTGCGCAATCTGGGATCTGTACAGGCCGAGAATCTCCAGATCGTTGCGACGGGATTCTCCCTTTCGTCGACATGCGGCGGAGCGCTGGCCGCTGGAGCCCAGTGCGCCATTGCCCTCAACGGAGGGGGACCGGGCTCGCTGCGCGTCCAGGCGAGCAACGCGCCCACGCAGACCGCAACCCTCGCCGCAACGTCTGCCGTGCCGACCTCGATCGTCTTCTCTCCCCGGGAGTTGGACTTCGGCATCCAGACCGGAAGCAGTGCGCCCATCTCCCGGATTCTGACCGTAAGCAATGTTGGCCAGCAGACCCAGACCTTCGGCTCCGTACTCGATCTTCTGGCTAAGACCGCATCCTCCCCGTTCTCGCAGGCCGCCACGGACTGTCCAGCGACCTCCTCCGCCACGATCTACACCCTCAATCCCGGGGCTTCCTGTCACATCCACTTCGTCCTTGCCCGCAACAGCGCAACCCCCGATGGCCCCGTGCAGGCCTTCTGGACGGTTGCCGCCACCGGCACCCATGACGTGTTGCTCACTGGCTATGCTCAGTCCGCGAGTCTCGGCCTCTCGGCCTCAGAGATCGACTTCGGAACCCAGTTCGTCTCCGGACTTCGGACTACGCGATCGCTCTTCCTTTCGAACAACTCCGATACCGCCATCTCGCATACCCCGGTCACGCTCACGGCGACCTCGCCCTTCACGGTGATCGACCTCTGCCCCCTCTCCCTTCTTCCGCACTCTGTCTGCCAACTCCAACTCGCCTATCACTCCCCCGCCAGCGCAAGCAACGACGCCACAACGCTTTCGCTCGACCAGGGGCTTACCGCACTGGTCACAGGGCAGACGCTACCGCCGCCAGGGGCCACCGGCGCCGCTGTCAATCCCAATCTCTCCGTTACCCCGGCGACGATCACCTTTGCCACACCCGTTGCTGTGACCGCTCACTCCATCACTACGCAATCCGCAATCATCGCCAATACAGGCACATCCAGCTTTTCCCTCAACCTGAACCTTACAGGCGACTTCACCTCGACGAGCAACTGTCCGGCCATCCTGGCCAGCAATACGAGCTGCTCCGTCACCCTGACCTTTGCTCCGACCGCACCGGGAACTCGGGATGGTGTACTCGCCGTCACCGCCGGGGCCGGCACATCCCCCGTCTACGTCGCGCTCACCGGAACCGGAACCTCGATCCTTGCGGGCAACAACGGCACCCTCCCCTTTGGTGCGACACCGACAGGAGAACCCGTCGTCCAGTGGTTCAAAGTGACGCAATCCTTCCCCGCCTTCTCGGCCACGGCTACGGGCGCATGGAAGGTCGTTCTGTCGGAAGATATAGGCTACGGTCACGCCAGCCCGGCATCGTCGGCGTTCCTCACCAGCCAGACCGGAACCTGCTTCAACTGCTACCTCGGCGTCCAGTTCCTGCCAACCGCGACCGGCGATCAAACGGGATCGCTCACACTCGCCTCGGCGAGCGCCTCGACAGCCTACGTGCTATCGCTCACGGGATCGGGTCTACCCGTGGCGGGTCTGCTCGTCACCCCTGCGGCTCAGGACTTCGGCACCGTTCCGGTGCACAGCACCAGCCCAAGCCTCCCGTTCACGCTCACCAATCTCGTCCCGTCGGTCTCCCCGGTTACCCTCTCGAGCGTCGCCGTCACCGGGGACTTCGCGGTCAGCTCCGACTCCAGCGGCGGCCCATCCTGTACCGGCACCCTGGGAATCGCTGCCAACTGTTACGTTCGCGTCGCTTTCTCCCCCACCGCCACCGGAACCCGCACCGGAACCCTGACAGTCCAGAGCTCCTCCGGGACTGCCACCGCACACCTCACCGGATACGGATCACCCGACCCCGGGGTCTCCCTGAGCCCGAACGCCCTCACCTTCGAGAATGTTCCCGGACGAACCGCCACACAACAAACCGTCACGATCACCAACAACGGCTCCACGACCCTCTCCGTAGGGACGGTCTCCGCCTCAACGAGTTCGTTCACCGCAACCAGCGCCTGCACCGCCCTCGCGCCCGCAGCAAACTGCACGGCGACGGTGACCTACCAGCCGTCCTCGGCCCCCGCCTCGGGAGCTCTCAGCATTCCCATCACGGCCACCATCGGAGGCGCTCCTATCCCGAGCACCTACACCGTGCCTCTGACCGGGGCCTACACCAGCCAGACGGCCGGTCTGCAGATCTTACCCAACACCACCGACTACGGCCCCGCGCTCGTCGACACCATCGGCCTGACTCGCACCTTCACCCTCAACAACCTCACCGCCAAGCCGGTAGCCGTCGTGCTGTCCCTCCCCCGTCAGTTCGCCCTGACCACGACTGCTCCCTGCCCATCCCTGGCGGCGAACGGTTCATGCAGCTTCTCGGTCACATACCTTCCCGCGACATCGGGATCCGCCACAGGGACCATCTTTGTCCAGGCTACCCCATCGGACGGCTCCGCACCCCTGACCGGGATCGCCTACCTCCAGGGGTACGGGACTCCTCCACCAAACGCCACCCTCGGCATCACCGGACCGCTCTCACCCGGAACGGGCCTCCTCGACTTCGGGCAGATCGTCTCCGGACAGCAAGCCACCCGCACCATCACGCTAACCAGCATTTCCACGCAAATTACCGTACGCCGCATCACCTCCGAACCACCCTTTCTCTCCACAAACACCTGCGGAAAGCCTCTAAATCCGGGCCAAAACTGCACAGTCACCCTCACATACACCGCCAACAACCAAACATCCCCCAGTTCTACCCCCACCCCACCCATTATCAGCACAGGTTTGGTCACAATAGAAGGTGATGCCCTCACCAGCCCCGCCACTATCAATCTGACCGCCTCTGCATCACCCATAACCGTTGCTTCCCCAGATAACCCAATCATTATCAGTAGCTTCACAGCATCCCAGGGATCTCTGACCTTCCCTCCGACGGCCACTGGCAACGCTTCTCCCTCACAAATCATCACCCTCACCAACACCGGAACCTCAACTCTTCGCATTATCGGACTCACATCTACGTCCGATTTCACAGCAATCAACCAATGCGATCAGCCAGTCACCTCCACCTGCACGATCTCGCTCTCCTTCACACCACAGTTGCAAGACCAGGCATCCGCTATCCGTAACGCAACATTGGAGATAGCCAGCGACTCCGGGACCTCGCTTGAGTATGTTTCGCTCTTCGGCGTGTCTTCACCAGCTCAGATCGGCGTGATTCCGACCAGCCTTGATTTTGGATCCGTCCTCGTGGGGCAGAACGCATCCATGACCATCCAGGTCACCAACACCGGAGTTGTTCCTGTTCAATTCAATGGGGTTACAGTGAGCGGGGACTACTCCTCTTCGAGCAACTGCCCTTCGCCCGGTGGATCCCTGGCCGCAGCGACCAGTTGCACGATCCAGGTTGGATTCTCGCCAACCGCGACGGGGCCGCGTCCAGGCAAGCTCTCCCTTTCGACGTCAGCCTCAACTCTTCCGCTTACCGTCACGCTCGCGGGTGTCGGAACGCAAGGACAGCTTCAGATCGCGCCCTCTACGCTCAACTTTGGGCCAATTGCCATCGGAGCGTCCTCGAATCTCAGTCTGATCCTTAAGAATGAAGGCACCGCTCCAGTCACGAATCTCTCGCTCAGTATCAGCGGAGATTATGCCGTGACGGTGCCGTGCTCAACGCCGTCCCTGGCTCCGGGACAGAGCTGCAATCTCACAATAATGTTTACGCCAAGCGCCACAGGGTCGCGCCCGAGCTCACTCATCGTGTCCAGCTCCGACCCCGGTTCCCCTGCCAGCATTTCTCTCTCTGGAATAGGCACTCAGAGCGGGAGCTTCCTACTTACCGTCAACGGAGGAGGTGCGGCGAGTGTGTCGGTTCACCAGGGCGCCCCGGCCACCTACACATTGGCCGTGACTCCGACGGGAGGCTTCGCTGGAAATGTAGTCCTGAACTGCACTCCAATCAGCCTTGCGGAGTTTGCGAGTTGCTCGATTCTGCCGTCAAGCATCACACTGGCGACCTCAACCGCCCAGACCACCGCCCTGACGATCAACACATTGACCGCCGTTCAGAGGAGTTCCCTCTCCTTGGCCAACGCCCGGACGTTTCTTTGTTTCCTCGCTCCGTTCTTTCTCGTCGCATGGAGGAGAAGAAGGCTACTCCCGATTCTCGCGTTGCTGACGTGTGTGATTCTGCCAGCAGGCTGCGGAGGAGGTCCGGATCCGAATTTGCGATACACGCAACCCGGAACCTACCAGTTCCAAGCCACGGCCAATTCCACCAGCGGAGTGCAGATCTCGCGATCAGTCACGTTGACGCTCGTGGTCACGAAGTAG
- the secG gene encoding preprotein translocase subunit SecG → MVYFLVFIHIVVCLFLIGVVLLQTGKSADLAGAFGGQGSQTAFGPRGASNLLTKLTTYSAVIFMLTSIGLTILLSRSSGDHSVLSGTKTTQTTPAKK, encoded by the coding sequence ATGGTTTATTTTCTCGTCTTCATCCATATTGTCGTCTGCCTGTTCCTCATCGGTGTTGTTCTTCTCCAGACCGGCAAGTCCGCTGATCTCGCCGGAGCCTTCGGCGGCCAGGGTTCACAGACTGCCTTCGGTCCTCGCGGAGCTTCGAACCTTCTCACCAAGCTGACCACCTACTCCGCGGTCATCTTCATGCTCACCTCGATCGGCCTCACGATTCTGCTCTCGCGCTCCAGCGGTGACCACTCGGTCCTCTCCGGGACGAAGACCACCCAGACGACCCCGGCCAAGAAGTAA
- a CDS encoding HAD family hydrolase, whose product MSDSNILYSTQNTDPNRGLTPSPKAPSGTCKAERQTILLDADDTLWENNIYFEQAIAAFISYLDHRVHSADEVREHLNLCERATIAAHGYGLKSFRKSLVNCFEKLSDAPMTPEKHDRIVSFTNSISDANIELLPGVAETLAELSKRHRLILVTKGNVEEQTQKLHRSGLAPLFSAVEVLEEKHDTAYRTVIQRHACDSANTWMVGNSPRSDINPALAAGLHAVFIPHDYTWVLEHETVNQPSAGQHLLELARFSDLLLHF is encoded by the coding sequence ATGTCCGATTCGAACATCCTGTACAGCACGCAGAACACCGATCCCAACCGCGGCTTGACTCCCTCCCCGAAGGCACCCAGTGGCACCTGCAAGGCGGAGCGCCAGACCATTCTGCTCGACGCCGACGACACGCTGTGGGAGAACAATATCTACTTTGAGCAGGCCATCGCCGCCTTCATCTCCTACCTCGACCACCGCGTCCACTCCGCCGACGAGGTGCGCGAACACCTCAACCTGTGCGAGCGAGCCACAATCGCGGCGCATGGATACGGACTCAAGAGCTTCCGCAAGTCGTTGGTCAACTGCTTCGAGAAACTCTCCGACGCGCCGATGACGCCGGAGAAGCACGACCGCATCGTCAGCTTTACCAACTCCATCTCCGACGCGAACATCGAGCTTCTGCCCGGCGTCGCGGAGACGCTGGCCGAGCTCTCGAAACGGCACAGATTGATTCTTGTCACCAAGGGCAATGTGGAAGAACAGACGCAAAAGCTCCACCGCTCCGGACTCGCCCCCCTCTTTTCCGCCGTCGAGGTGCTGGAAGAGAAGCACGATACCGCTTATCGCACAGTCATTCAGCGTCACGCATGCGACAGCGCCAACACCTGGATGGTCGGAAACAGCCCTCGCTCGGACATCAATCCTGCGCTCGCAGCCGGTCTTCATGCGGTGTTTATCCCACATGACTACACCTGGGTGCTGGAGCACGAGACGGTCAATCAGCCATCCGCCGGACAACATCTTTTAGAGCTCGCGCGCTTCTCCGATCTGTTGCTTCATTTTTAG
- a CDS encoding MBL fold metallo-hydrolase: MIRETLPVGMLQCNCSILGDETTREAIVVDPGADIHRILARLAAHQLTVKQIVITHAHIDHIAGALELKRITGAPILYNQQDLPLVAIMDTQAGWLGIATPEVLPPDDHLQDNRTLHLGSIPATVLHTPGHTPGSLCLHLPTESLLIAGDTLFAGSIGRTDLPGGNPKTILTSIRDRLLILPDDTQVIAGHGPATTIGSEREGNPFLQPQQKQHFPT, translated from the coding sequence ATGATCCGCGAAACACTCCCCGTCGGCATGCTCCAGTGCAACTGTTCCATCCTCGGCGACGAGACCACCCGCGAGGCCATCGTCGTCGATCCCGGCGCGGACATCCACCGCATCCTGGCCCGTCTCGCCGCCCACCAACTCACCGTCAAGCAGATCGTCATCACCCACGCCCACATCGATCACATCGCCGGCGCACTTGAACTCAAGCGCATCACCGGTGCCCCCATCCTCTACAACCAGCAGGACCTTCCCCTCGTCGCCATCATGGACACGCAGGCCGGCTGGCTCGGCATCGCGACTCCGGAGGTTCTCCCTCCCGACGACCACCTTCAGGACAACCGCACTCTCCACCTGGGATCCATCCCCGCGACCGTCCTCCACACCCCCGGCCACACTCCCGGAAGCCTGTGCCTCCATCTCCCCACCGAAAGCCTCCTCATCGCCGGCGACACCCTCTTCGCCGGCTCCATCGGCCGCACCGACCTCCCCGGCGGCAATCCGAAGACGATCCTCACCTCGATCCGTGACCGCCTCCTCATCCTTCCCGACGACACCCAGGTGATCGCAGGCCACGGCCCCGCAACCACCATTGGCAGCGAGCGCGAAGGCAACCCATTTCTCCAACCCCAGCAAAAACAGCACTTTCCGACTTAA